From Kitasatospora sp. MAP12-44:
TGAGCCCGAGCCGGGCGAGGCTGCCGGTGAGCAGCCGCTCGGGCAGCACGGCCGATGCCGTCAGGCACCGCAGCGCCTCGGACAGCAACCGGTGCTCGTCCTGCGGCCGGTTGGTCCACGCGGTCACCAGGTAGGCCAGCTCGAACCAGCGGGGCGCGCTGCGCCAGGCCACCACCAGGCCGTCCGCGTCGTGCTCCTCGGCGGCGCCGCTCAGCCGGCGGGCGGCGTCCTCGCGGATCGCGTACAGGAAGACGCTGACCGTCGGAGCGTTGCGCCGAGCGGCCCACTCCCGGGTGGGCGAGTCGAAGACCAGCTCGACCCCGCGCTCCTGCAGGCCGCTCTCCAGGAGCAGCAGCCGCAGTGCCTCGTCGACCTCGTGGATCAACGCCGCTCCACCTCCTGCGGCGGGCCGATGGAGCCGGCCACCACCAGGAAGGGGCAGGTCACCGGCGAGAAGCCGGGACCGCTGGCGGTGATGGTCCGCGGACCCGTCTCGTCCTTGGCGAGGATGAGCAGTTGGCCTGCGAAGGTCCCGTCGGCGGCGGGGTAGGTGGGCGCCGCGGCGGCGGTGATGCCGGGCAGCCAGCTGAACGCCACCGGCACGCCCGGCGGGAAGTCCACGCCGCGTACGGAGGTCACAAAGCCGGGCTTGCCGATCGGCGGCACCGCGACGATCCGGGGCTGGAGGATCCGCAGCGGGGTGCTCGCCAGATGCCCACCCGGGGCGGAGTCGGTGCCGGTGGTGGTCAGGACCGTGGTGAGGGTGGTCTGCAGCGCGGCCGTGGGCGACAGCACCACCTGCACGACCTCGCTGCCGCCCGGCGGCAGGTCGCCCAACGCGCAGGCTCCGCCCCGGCAGCCGGGGGGCAGCGGCTCGGTGGGCACCCCTGCGGGCAGTCCGAGCGACAGGCGCAGCCCGGTGGCGAGCGCCTGGCCGCCGTTGCGCACGGTGTAGCTGACGGTCACGTGGCCGCCCACGTAGCCGGGATCCGGCTGGGCGCTGATCGACACTCCCGGGCCGGCCCTCGGCGGCGCCGGCCTCAGGTTCCCGGGCCCCGACGGAGGCGAGGGCGTCGGGGGCGGGGGCGTCAGGGGCGGGGGCGTGGCGGGCGGCGCGGCCACCACGGGGACGACCGTCTGCGCGGCGTTGTCGCCGGGGTTGGCGTCGATCACCGACCCGGCGACGGACCAGCCGAGCTGCTGCCGGCCGACCTGCGTGCCGATGACGGTGGCGGTCACCTGGACGACCGCGCCCGGGGCCAGGGTGCCGAGGTCGCAGCGCAGGGCTCCGGCGTCGCACTGGCCGACCGGGGCCGTCAGCCCGCCCAGCCGGGCGCCCGCCGGTACGGACGCCGTGAGGACGGTGTCCGGCGAGGGCGCGGGTCCGTGGTTGGTCACGGTGACGGCCACGGTCGTGCCGGCGCCGGGCACGATCGGCGGCGTGCCGGGCGGCGCGCTCAACGACAGGTCGACGGACTCCTGGATGCTCGGCTCCTTCTGTCGCCCCGGCAGCCCGCTGTCGACGGGGGTGAGCGTGCCGCTCGCGAAGTCGTAGACCGACAGTCCCTCCGGCGAGTTCGCCGGCAGGGCCCGGCGGGAGGTCAGCACCAGCTGCGCGCCGTTCGCCGTCCAGGCGACGTCGCGGGGCTGGAACGGGCCGGTGGTGGAGGTGTCGGGCAGCGGGCGTTTGCAGGCGCCCTTGTCCTGGCTGAGCCCGGCGGGCAGGATCACCGTGCATCCGGCGCCGGTCGGCGAGGTGACGAGGATGCCGTCCTGCTGGTTGTCCCCGCCGTCGCCGCCCTTGCGGTTGAACGCGATGCTCCGGCCGTCCGGCGAGAAGACGGGGCTGTCGTCGATGACGTCGCAGGCGCCCGGACAGGCCGTCAGGCTCAGGTCGCTCTGCTGGTCGAGCGCGTCGGCCGGCACGGTCCACACGTGCTTGTTGCCGCCGTTGCCGTTGACGACCTCGGTCCTGGTGAAGGCGATCGACCTGCCGTCCGGGGACCAGGAGGGCTCGGCCTCGGAGGCTGCCGGCTGGTCGGCCGGCGGCTCGACGGTGCCGACGATCGCGCCCGTCGACACCTGCGCGATCACGATCCGCCCCGGCCCGGACGCCCCTGCGACCCCGCCGGGCGAGGTCCTGGTGAAGGCGATCAGCTTGCCGTCCGGTGAGAAGGCCGGGTCGGTGTCCCAGTCGTTCGGCCCGCGCCCGGCGAGGTTCATCGGCTGCGGATCGGAACCGTCGGCGCCGGCCAGCCAGATCCGCTCGATGCGGCCGGCGGGCGAGTCCTCGAAGCGGGTCACCACGATGCTCCGGCCGTCCGGCGTGTAGGCCTGCCGCTCGAACCACGGGTCGTAGCCGGGACGGGGGTTGAACAGCGGGTCGTCCGCGGGGTTGGTGTCGGTGTCAGCGGCCGGGTCCTCCCTGAGCACGCTGACGCCCAGGTCGCGCGGGTCCGCTCCGCCGGGGAGGACGTCCTCCAGGTCGGCCACGTTCGAGGCCGAGGCGCTGGTCTCCCCCACCACAGGACCGCCCTCGCTCAGGGTGCCGAGCCAGGTCGGCGTCTGGATCAACCGGTCATCGCCGTACACCAGTTGGGGCGGGGTGCAGGAGCAGGTCGGAGCGCGGTAGACGTTCTCGTACGGCGTCAGCGTGCCGTCGGCCAGGTTGGGGCTCAGAAAGAGGACGCCGCTTCCGTCGGGCAGCCAGGCGGCCGATCCGGTCTGCCAGTCGGCGCCGGTCGCGGGGAAGAACGCCCGGTCACCGGTGCCGTCGGGGGTGGTGAGCCGCAGCTGGGGACCGACCTGGCCGCCCTGGTCCCAGGTGTAGACGAGCTGGTCGCGGTGCGCGGCGTCGTCCAGCGGGTTCCATGCCGGGTCGACGGCGCTGCCGGTGGTCACATCGGTGATCCGCCTCGATCCGCCGCCGCCCGTCAGGGGCAGCAGGTAGAGCTGGGTGTGCGCCGGGTCGGCGTCGCACGCGTACGCGACCCATTGGCCGTCCGGCGAGACCGTCGGGTTCGTCTCGTCGGACGTGGTGTCGGTCAGCCTGCGCAGCCCGGTGCCGTCGGCATTGACCAGCCACAGGTCCCGCTGGGACTTCCCGCTGGTCCCGCCCGGCTCGGCCGCATCGAACACGACGGACTGGCCGTCCGGGGTCAACGTCGGGTCGGCGGTGTCCATACCGGTGGTGAGCTTGTGCACCGCGCCGGACGCGTCGCGCAGGTACACCTGGGGCAGCGGGCCGTCCCGCAGGCTGGTGAAGACCAGCAGGCCGCCGCGGGCCGAGGGGTCCACGTCGAAGTGGGCGGGACCGGGCCCGAACAGCGGTGTGCTGGACGCCGGACCGGTCACGCCGGCCAGGCTGCGGTGGTCCGTGCCGGCGAAGACGATCCGCCCGGCGTCCGCCGTGACCCCGGCGGGCGACGGGAGGGGGCCGGCCTCCCGCCCGTCGGAACTCGCGCTGCCCGGCGCCACCACGGCCGCCGCCAGGGACAGCAGGATGGCGGCGGCCGCTCGCGCCGACCGCCGGATGGAGCGGGGAGTACCCGGGGCGCCGATCACGCTCAACCTCACAGACCGAGAAGGGCGTTGCTCCCGGCAGTCTCCCCGGCCCGGGTAGGCGGGGACAGGGCCCCGATACCAGAGCCGGGGGAAGCGGCCGGTGTCCCCCAGGGCAATCCGCCACGGCCCGGCTGCGTCAGAGGTGCCGTCAGAGGCAGTGTCAGATCAGGCCCTGGCGCATGGCGTACCCCACCGCGTGGGCCCGGTTGCGCAGACCCAACCGCGTCGTGACCTCGTGCAGCACGTTCTTGACCGTGCGTTCGGAGTACGAGGTCTGAGCGGCTATCTCGCCCGTATCCAGGCCCTCGGCGACCAGCCTGAGCATCTCCGCCTCCCGTGCCGACAGGGTCGACAGGGTCAAGCCCCGCGGGTCGAGCATCGTGCGCTGGAGGTTCCCCACCCGGTCGAGCAGTCTGGCGAGGAGGTCCCCGGGCATCACCCCCTCGTCGTTCGCCAGGGCGGTGACGAGATGCACGAGCCGGTCCTGGTCGGCATCCGCGCGGCGCAGCACGGCCGTGACACCGCACTCGATGACGGTCTGCAGGCCGCCGACCTCGAAGTGCCCTATCACCAGCCCGGTTCGCCCCGAGGTGCTGAGGCGTAGCGCGCGCAGCCGCTCCGCCACGGCCTCGTCCAGGCGGTCGACCACCACCAGGGAGACCTGCGCCCGCGCGGCCTCGCCGTCCGTGAGCAACTCCACCTCCGGCCGCTGCCTCAACTGCTGGACGACGCCGGTGTGCAGGACGATGTCCTCCGCGTACACCGCCACCAGCACCCGGCCCGCCTTTTCGGCCAACTGCGTTGCCACGAACGCCTCGTGTGCTGTCTCGATCGACGTCATGATCCGCTCCTTCTCCTTCTGCGGCACCAATGAACGTGCGTGTGCTGACGATGGCCGGGGCAGGACCGGGTTGTTCTCACGGGCAGCACGTGTGCCCGCGGCTTGCCCGCACGTCCCTCTCCCCGGGCTGCCCGGCGGTCCTACCGTCACGGCATGACCACATCCGCCGAACTCGGCCTGCCCGCCTTGACGGTGTCGCCCGGAGGGGTGGCGACGACGACCCTGACGGTACGCAACGACACGGACATCGTTGAGGCGTACTCGCTGGAGGTGGTCGGAGACTGCGCCCCGTGGACGACGGTCGAGCCGGCCCGCGTCTCGCTCTACCCGGGGACGTCCGAGAGGGTGACGGTACGCCTCGCGCCGGCCCGCTCCCCCGACGTCCGGGCGGGTGAATTCCCGCTCGGCATCAGGGTGCTGCCGACCGAGCGCCCCGGGCTGGTGACCGTCCCGGAGACCACGGTCACCGTCACGGTGTTCCACGAGCTCCGCGCCGAGCTCGCTCCGCGCCGCCGCCGAGGCTGGCTCCGCGCGCGCTACCGGACGTCGGCGCATAACCTGGGCAACGCGGTCACCACGGTGACGTTCGCCCCCGCTCAGGCCGGCGAGGAGCTGCGCTTCGGGTTCGCCCCGGAGCGTCTGCTCCTGCAACCCGGCGAGTCCGCCGAGGCCCGACTGCGGGTCCGCACGCGCAAGTTGATCTGGTTCGGCAAGCAGGCCGCCTGGCCCTTCGAGGTCGCCTTCCAGCACGACGGCGGCGCCGACGACCAGGCCGGCCCGCAGCCGGCCGACCGCCGTCAGGTGCTGCACGGCACCTTCGTCCAGCTCCCGATCTTTCCGAAGTGGCTGCTCGCACTCCTCGCGGCACTGATCGCGCTGCTGCTGGCCTGGTTCGCCCTGGTGCGGCCCGCGGTGCAGAGCTCCGCGCGGCAGGCCGCGACGCAAGCCGTCAACCAGCAAGCCGCGGCACTCAATCCGGGCGGCGGCGGCGCAACGCCGGCGGGCTCGGCCGGCGGGGGCACGGGCGGCCAGAGCCGGCCGGGAGGCGGGCAGCAGAGCAGCGGCACCGGTACCGGCACGGGCGCCGGCCCGGCCGTCCCCGGCACCGGCCAGCAGAGCTCCACCACGATAGACGTGCAGACCCCGGGCGCCGGCGCCGCGGTGGGCAGCTACCCGGTGCCGCAGGGCAAGGTCTTCGGCATCACCGATATCGTCGTCGCCAACTTCCAGGGCGACCAAGGGTTGTTGACCATCAAGTTCGGCGATCAGACGATCACCACCATCGCCTTGGAGACCTTCCGCAACCAGGACTACCACTGGGTCACCCCCATCGAGGTCACCGAGGGGCAGACGGTGACGGCGAACGTGACCTGCCAGCTGCCGGGCACTCCGGCCTCGGGGAAGCAGGCGTCCCAGTGCCACGAACTGCTCAACGTCAGCGGGGAAATGAGTGATCTCAAGCATTGAATCGGCGCACAGGGCATCCCTCTCCTCCCCGGGAAGCCAACCGGTTCGTCCCTGCCGTCACCACTCCCCCTTTGCCACTGTCCTTACACCATGGACCTGCCAATACCTCTCTTTACCCTGACCACTTTGAGAAGTCGTTTGTAGCAGCGCACGGCCAGCATGTGGCATGGCAGCAGGCCGTGGACTGCCGAATTCCACCGGACTGTCCGCGCGGGGCAGTCGGCCCGCCCCCTGGGAACAGCGAAGTGTGCCCTCGCAGGCGGCTGACGCATCACCATCTCCGTTGTACCGTATCGGCGTTGCGCGCAGTCAGAGCCGTCAGCCGCGCGATCGGGACCGTCACGAGATCCGCACAGCGCGCCGACCGCTGCGGGCAGGACCATCGACGGAAGGGACGCAATCGCCGTGCGCGCTCACGAACCATCCCGCCGGGCCGACCACGCTGCCGCACCCAAAGCCGCCCAGACCACCCAGGCAGCGCGAGCACTCGCCCTGCAACGGACCGTGGGGAACGCCGCGGTGGCGCGCATGATCGAGGAAGAACGGCGCAGGCTCGGCGGCGACACCGACCCGGTGCTGTCTGACGCACAGCCCGTCCAGCGCTCCTCGGTCCACCAGGTGCTGCGCACCGCCGGACGGCCCCTGGACGGAACCACCCGCCGCGAGATGGAGTCGCGCCTCGGCGCCGACTTCTCCGACGTGCGCCTGCACACCGGCAGCGCGGCCAGCGCCTCGGCGGCCGAGGTCGGCGCCCGGGCCTACACCTCCGGCAACCACGTCGTGATCGGCGAAGGCGGCGGCGACCGGCACACCCTGGCGCACGAGCTCACCCATGTCGTCCAGCAGCGCCAAGGGCCGGTCGCCGGCACCGACAACGGCGACGGCCTGAAGGTCTCCGACCCGTCCGACCGCTACGAGCGCGAGGCGGAGGCCAACGCCGCCCGCGCCCTCTCCACCCCGCTCACCCCCGACCGCGCGTGGACCCCCGGCGAGGGCAAGCCGCCCGCCGCCGGGGGCGCGGTGCAGCGGATGCCCAAGCGCAGCAAGGACGAGGCGGAGATCAAGGGGAACAGCCCGCCCCCGCATCGCCGCACCCGCTCCAAGGCCAACGCGGCGGATCTCGATCTCAACAAGCCCACCCTGGAGTTCGAATCCGACTACGAAGGCCCGCGGACCCAGCGGCTCCACGCCGACCAGAGCATCGGGTTCCAGCAGGTGGCCCGGTTGAAGAACCCCGCGGGCGCCCCGCTGCGAGCCGCCACCAACTACCACTTCTGGCAGGAGGTCACCGACTCCTACACGCAGCTGGTCGAGGCGGACGGCCTGGGCGACCAGACCTCCTCGCACGAGTGGATGCAGGACGGCCCCTACCGGCCGAACTACACCAATCCCGTCATCAACAACAGCCAGAACAGCATCGACTTCCCGGACAACCCCGGTTTCTCGACCACCGCGAGGCTGACGTCCGGGTACTGGCTGAAGTCCTACAGCATCTCGTTCCGCTGGAAGGTCGCCCGGAACACGGGCAGCTGGAACAGAAACCTGCCGTGCTGGACCAGTCCCGTCGTGACCCACACCCTGACGTCGGCCTTCGACCCGGAGAACCCGGAGGCGGCCGCGCCGATCGCCGCGAACGCGGCGGGAAACCACACCTGGAACGTCGACCTCTCCACGACAGGCGCCGCGGAAGGCCAGTGACCTACGCAGCGGGCCGCGCCCTCGAACGAGAGCGCGGCCCGCTTGGCGCTACCCCTCGTCACTCCTCGGCGACGATGTACGCCTGATACTGGTCGGCGGTCAGCAGCCCGTCCAGATCCTTGGCGTTGGACATCTCGATCTTGATGATCCAGGTGTGGTGGGCGTCGTCGTTGATGTCTTCCGGCGCCTCGTCGAGCTGCCCGTTGGTCTCGACGACCTTGCCGGCGACCGGCATGTAGAGCTCAGACACCGCCTTCACCGACTCCACGGTGCCGAAGGGGTCCCCGGCGTCGAACTTGTCCCCTACCTTCGGCATCTCAACGAAGACGATGTCGCCGAGCTGCTTCTGCGCATGCTCCGTCAGACCGACCAGGCCTGTCCGGCCCTGGGCCTGGATCCACTCGTGGTCCTTCGTGTACTTGCAATCGGTGGGGTACGCCATGTCCGCCTCCTGAGTTGTGGCTGCCGACACAGCCTCCCCCACTTCCCCGGCTCCGAGACGGACGTTCACCCGTATGAGTGAGTCGCCAACCACCCCTGACGCTCTGCGAGCCGGACGTGCAGGTGGCCGTCCTGCGGGTACGTCGGAGGGTGCGCCGGCATGACGGACTCCAGCAGGTAGCCGGTCTTCTCGGCCACCCGGCAGGAGGCGTCGTTACCGACCTGGTGGAGCAACTCCAGCCTGCTCACACCCGGGCCCGCGTGGCCGGCCAGGGTCCACGCGGTGACCGCCTCGACCGCGCGAGGGGCGACCGCGCGGCCGCGGGCGTGTGCGGCGGTCCAGTAGCCGATCTCGGCGCTGCCCCGGGCGCGCGCCTTGGCCGGACGCTTGAGCACCACATGGCCCAGCAGGACCTCCCCCGCGGTGTCCAGCACCGCGAAGGCGTACCGCTCCCCCGCCGCCCACTCCTCCTGCTGCCAGGCGATCCAGCTCAGCGCCTGCGCGTGGTCGCTGACGCGCATCGAGGTGTTCTGCCGCACCAGCGGGTCGGCCGCCGCGGCGACCAGCTGGCCGGCATGCTCCTCCGCCCAGGGACACAGCGTCAGTTCGGCCGATCTCAGCTCCGCGGTCATCATCGCTCCCCGTTCGTCATCACCACCCGATCATGCCGCACCTCCACCGTGCACAGGATCGGGGCCCAGCCTGCCGGCTCTGTCAGCCGTTGCTGCAGGTCGGGCAGGGTGCGCAGCGCTCGATCCGGACGTCGTCGACGACCGGCCCGAACGGACTGTTCGGCGTTGTGCTGGCGAAACCGATGGTGGTGGCGGAGTTGGTGGCCTGGAAGGTGAACTGTCGGTTGACGTACCCCATGTTCGTGAACGACTTGCCGGCGGTGTCGAAGGAGAAGTCCTGGAAGTCCTGCCCGTCGATGAGGGCACTGCCGGTCTTGAGGATCGGGGGCCCGGCGGGGTTGCCGGCCAAGGCATAGGTGACGGTGTAGTTCGCACCGGGGACGGTCGTGAAGGTCTGCGCCACCGCACCGGGACCGACGCCGTTGAGGTCGACGGACTGGTCGCCCTCCGCCGCCTGCCAGAAGCCGGCGCCGATCAGGTCAACGGTCCCCGCCGTGACCGTCCACGGTCCGATGGTCTGCCCGGCGGACAGGTCCGTGTAGCTGTTGACCGCCACCCTCGGGTACTCGAAGCTGCCATCGTCGAAGCGGCTGACGGTCTGCGCCGAGGCGGTGACGCCCAGACCGGCGAGCAGGACAGAGGTGGCCGCGATAACACAGGCCCGCTTGACAAACATGAAGTTCCCTCCCGAACGGTTGACACCACATCAAGTGATGCGCCTACGAAGAGAATAAGTGGATCCGAGCGAGGGAGAAAGGCCTCGAAAGAAAGACAGATAGTCATACAGCATGAGGGTGCCCGGCAGGGCTTCGGCGAAGTCTGCTGATGTCCTCGGTCCCCCGAACTTCTCGGGGTCGAGAGTGAATTGCATCCTGGCCGCTACGTCCTCGGCCCACAGCAGCATCAGGCGCGGGATGTCCACGCGCACCGACAGCGCGTCCTCGCGCAGGGGCCTCGAGGCGTCTACGGGTCCACCCGCCACTGGTGTACCGGCGGCGATGCCGGGCCCGGGCCCATCACCTTCTGGATACTTCGTCTCCCGCGCGCGTGCGAGCCCTACGCCTTGCACGGAGTCCCCTCGGTGAGCCACTTCCCGATCCCGCCTGCCCTTGACCGTCGAACTCTGTGCGCGCTGGAGGTAGCATCGTGCCCGGCCGCAACTGGCGAAGGTGGAGAACCACCGGGGAGCGGCCGTTTTCCCGCGTGAGCGTCGACCGCCTGGGCGCCTGCGTCAGTGATGTCCCGCTGACCCAGGAGGCTATGACGTGGATCTGCGCTATGGAATCAACCCGCAGCAGGCGGTGGCGAGTACCGCACCGGTGGAGCTCGGCCGATGGCCGGTCCGGGTGCTGCAGGGCAGCCCGTCCTACATCAACATGCTTGACGCGCTGAACAGTTGGCAGCTGGTGCTGGAGGCGAGCCGAGTCCTGAACCGGCCGGCCGCTGCCTCCTTCAAGCATGTCTCGCCCGCCGGCGCGGCGGTCGCCGGTCCCATCGATGACGTCACCGCCGAGCTCTACGGCATCGACCGCGACAGTGTCGGCGCGCTCACCAGCGCGTACCTGCGTGCCCGCGACGCCGATCCGAAGTCCTCCTACGGCGACTTCGCCGCCGTCTCCCACCCGGTCGACGCCGAGCTCGCAGAACTGCTGACCCGCGTGGTCTGCGACGGCATCATCGCCCCCGGCTACGCTCCCGGCACCGTCGCGACGCTTAGCAGGAAGAAGAACGGCCGCTTCCTGGTCATGGAAGCAGACCAGGCGTTCACGCCCCCGCAGCACGAGACACGGGAGGTGTTCGGCCTGCGGCTGTCCCAGCAGCGCGACGAAGTGACGCTCTCCACCGCTCTGCTGGACAATGTCGTGTGCGGCACACTGCCGACCACGGCAGCGGAGGACCTCCTGCTGGGCCTGGCGGTCCTGCGCTACACGCAGTCCAACTCCGTGTGCTACCTGCGTGGTGGGGCGACTCTGGGGATCGGCGCAGGCCAGCAGTCCCGAGTGGACTGCACGCGCTTGGCCGGCGCGAAGGCCGACACCTGGTGGCTGCGGCGTCACCCGGCTGTCCGGGCACTCTCCTTCCAGCCGGACACCCGGCGCCAGGACCGGATCAACTGGCAGATCCGCTTCGTCGAGGGCGACCTCACCCCGGATGAACGCACCCGCCTGTCGACGGTCCTGTCAACACCCGCACCCGAGTTGACGGACGAGCAGCGCACGCGGTGGCTCGCCGGCCTGGCAGAGGTGGCGTTCGTCTCGGACGGCGCGTTGCCGTTCCGCGACAATGTCGACCACGCCCACCGCCACGGTGTCGCCTACATCGCCGAGCCGGGCGGATCGATCCGGTCCGGCGAAGTCGAGGCCGCCTGCCGCGAGCATCAGATCACTCTCGCCCGCACCCGGCTCAGGCTCTTCCACCACTGACGGCCCCGATCAGGGCGAGCCGGCCGGGCGGTACGGGCGCCCCGATCTGCGGACCGACGGCTCGCCCGTGTTCATCAAGCTGGCCACCGGAGTCCTGGGCAGCGGCGCCTTCGCCACCGACCAGGCGCACGGGACGGTCCTGAGCGCGGGAGAGGCCGTCTTCCAGCCCGTCACCTGGCTCTCCTCCCCGCCGATCGCCCCCAACGCGACCTGCACGACCGGCTCGCAGCTCATCGTGGTCCGCAACGACGACCGGGTGGTTTCCGGCATGAACTGGGCTGCTCACTGCGAGTAACAGCAATACCGCACGTCTCCACCGGAAGGAAGCTGTTGGCGATCTTCACTTGGCCTGTTGCGCCGGGTGGCTGGTTTCTTCCCCGCCTTCTTCCCGTACCGCCCTGGGGTCACCGACTCTTGAGACCGGATAGCGGACCTGAGCTGTGTGAGGAGAGCCGGCGTGAGCGGTAGGCGGAACAAGGGGCATGGGGACATCGCTGCCAGCGGCTCGCACGCGTCGGCGATCCCCATCCCAGAGGGTATGGCAGCGTTCGACGACATCTACGATCAGCCAGATCCTCGGGCCTATTTCCGGGCATTGGGCCCGCTGGAATATCAGGCTCCCCATCACGGACAGAGCATCTTCCAGCGGGCGGTCGCGGCCCGCAGGCGGACAGCCCGCGCGGCGGAACCGGTGACCGTGCTGGACATCTGCTGCTCGTACGGCATCAACGCCGCCCTCCTCAACCACGACGTGACACTGGACGACCTCTACGCCCACTACACGTCACCGCAGGCCACCGCGCTGACCACAGCCGAACTGATCGAATGGGACCGCAGCTACTACGCGGCTCGTCGGCGCCGTGACCCGGCCCGGGTGATCGGACTCGACATGGCCACCAACGCGATCTCCTACGCACGCGAGGTCGGCCTGCTGGACGAAGGCTTCGCCGAGAATCTCGAGACCGCGCCTCCCTCTCCGTCCCTGCTCCGCGCCGCGCGGCACGCCCGTCTGATCACGATCACCGGAGGGGCGACCTTTCTGTCCCCCCGCACCTTCCAACCGATCCTGACCTGCGCCCACGACCCGGTGTGGGTCGCAGCCTTCGTGCTGCGCACCACCTCGTACGCGTCCATCGCCGCATGCCTGGCCTCATACGGCCTGGTCACCGAGAAGGCCACCACGCACACGTTCCGGCAACGACGCTTCACAGACGCGGACGAACAGCGATACGCCGTCAAAGCGGTGACCGCGGCCGGCGATGACCCGTACGGGAAGGAGACCGACGGCTACTTCCACACGACGCTGCACTTGTCGCGCCCCTCTGAAGACGTGACGGCATTGCAGCTGACCGACCTGATGCCGAGCCTGTGAGCCGAGCCCTGCCCACACACTCCCCGGACTCAGGCGAAGATCGCCAACATCATCCCGGAAGTGAGCCAGAGCCGATTACGGGACAGAGACGTTGGCTGGACAGGCCCCCGACTGACCCGAAGTGGCCATCTGGGCGGCGGAGTTCATGTCGGTATCCAGCTTCCGGGCCGGACTCGACGAGTCCGGCCCGGAACGGCTCAGTACGCGGCTGAGGCGGTCACTGGCTGAGGATCATCTGGGTGCCGTCGGAGCCGACCGCGATGGCCGTGACGACGGGGTCGCTTTCCTGGGTCCAGTTGTAGAGCCCGATGCTGCTCTTGGCGAAGACCGTGCCGTTGTTGTCCAGGATCAGCTGGACGCCGCTGTTGGTGGCGATGGCCTTGATGCCGGGGTCGCTCTCCTGGGTCCAGTTGTAGAGCCCGATGCTGTTCTTGGCGAGGACCGTGCCCTTGTTGTCGAGGATCATCTGGGTGCCGTCGGAACCGACCGCGATGGCCGTGACGACGGGGTCGCTTTCCTGGGTCCAGTTGTAGAGCCCGATACTGTTCTTGGCGAGGACCGTGCCCTTGTTGTCGAGGATCATCTGGGTGCCGTCGGAGCCGACCGCGATCGCCTGCACCACCGGGTCGCTCTCCTGGGTCCAGTTGTAGAGCCCAATGCTGCTCTTGGCCCATACGACGCCGCTGTTGTCCAGCATCAGCTGGACGCCGCCGTTGGTGGCGATGGCCTTGATGCCGGGGCCGCTTTCCTGGGTCCAGTTGTAGAGCCCGATACTGTTCTTGGCGAGGACCGTGCCGTTGTTGTCGAGGATCATCTGGGTGCCGTCGGAGCCGACCGCGATCGCCTGCACCACCGGGTCGCTTTCCTGGGTCCAGTTGTAGGGCCCGATGCTGCTCTTGGCCCATACGACGCCGCTGTTGTCCAGCATCAGCTGGACGCCGCCGTTGGTGGCGATGGCCTTGATGCCGGGGTTGCTTTCCTGGGTCCAGTTGTAGAGCCCGATGCTGTTCTTGGCGAGGACGGCGTTGTAGCCGGGGCCGGGGGCTGTGGTGTTGCTGACGATGAACGAGCCGCCCCCGTACGTGTGGTTCTGGCCGTCTGTCTCGCTGGCGATCATCGAGACGGTGTAGCTGCCGTTCGCCAGTTGCGTGGTGTTGAGCGCGTAGGGGTAGTTGGCGCCTCGGCCTGCCGGCACTTCGCTGTAGTAGCCGTTGGGGCCGGAGATGACGTAGTTGAGCCCCCCGATGACGTCGCTCTGCGTCGGGGTGGAGGTCAGGTGCACGGTGCCGCTGACGGTCTGTCCGGGGTTGAAGCCCGACAGTGTGACGTTGAAGTCCGCAGGGATGGCGGGGAGGGGGTTGGTGTAG
This genomic window contains:
- a CDS encoding phosphoribosylaminoimidazolecarboxamide formyltransferase, with protein sequence MDLRYGINPQQAVASTAPVELGRWPVRVLQGSPSYINMLDALNSWQLVLEASRVLNRPAAASFKHVSPAGAAVAGPIDDVTAELYGIDRDSVGALTSAYLRARDADPKSSYGDFAAVSHPVDAELAELLTRVVCDGIIAPGYAPGTVATLSRKKNGRFLVMEADQAFTPPQHETREVFGLRLSQQRDEVTLSTALLDNVVCGTLPTTAAEDLLLGLAVLRYTQSNSVCYLRGGATLGIGAGQQSRVDCTRLAGAKADTWWLRRHPAVRALSFQPDTRRQDRINWQIRFVEGDLTPDERTRLSTVLSTPAPELTDEQRTRWLAGLAEVAFVSDGALPFRDNVDHAHRHGVAYIAEPGGSIRSGEVEAACREHQITLARTRLRLFHH